A window of Nocardiopsis sp. Huas11 genomic DNA:
GCGGCCCGGTCCTGGAACTGGGCGTGGGAACGGGCAGGGTCGCACTCCCGCTCGCCCGAGCCGGACTCCAGGTCACCGGTGTGGAGTCCTCCCCCGAGATGATCGACCGCCTGACCGCCAAACCGGACGGCGACCGTGTCCGTGTCATCGAGGGCGACCTCGCCGACGTTCCGGCGCAGGGACCCTTCTCCCTGATCACCTGCGTGGACAACACCCTGTTCCTGCTGGAGTCCCAGGACGAGCAGGTGCGCTGCTTCGCCAACGCGGCGAGCCGCCTGAGCCCCGGGGGAGTACTCGTCATCGAGGTCCCCGCACGCGTCCCGCGCATGGACGAGGACGAGCAGGGCGTCTTCGTCGAACACGTGGGGCACGACCGCGTGGGCCTGTGGATCGTCGACCACGACCGCGCCCGGCAGCGCATGTTCATGCAGCAGGTCTCGTTCGAGAACGGTTCGACCCGGCTCATGCCCGTCCCGGTCCGCTACGCCTGGCCCGCCGAGATCGACCTGATGGCCCGCATGGCCGGCCTGCGCCTGCGCGACCGCTGGAGCGGCTGGGAAGGGGAGGAGTTCACCTCCCGGAGCGTGCACAACATCTCCGTCTACGAGCGAAGCGAGGACACCGTTGGCCACGCCTGAGACGTTCCACCTCTGGAACAGCACCTGCATGCCCGCACACCTGGGCTACCTGCGCACCGACGAGATGATCGTCGAGGGAGACGGCGTCCGCGTC
This region includes:
- a CDS encoding bifunctional 2-polyprenyl-6-hydroxyphenol methylase/3-demethylubiquinol 3-O-methyltransferase UbiG encodes the protein MSDERSAHHKKALYGDGIADVFDTWYGEDGDASCLSALSKLADGGPVLELGVGTGRVALPLARAGLQVTGVESSPEMIDRLTAKPDGDRVRVIEGDLADVPAQGPFSLITCVDNTLFLLESQDEQVRCFANAASRLSPGGVLVIEVPARVPRMDEDEQGVFVEHVGHDRVGLWIVDHDRARQRMFMQQVSFENGSTRLMPVPVRYAWPAEIDLMARMAGLRLRDRWSGWEGEEFTSRSVHNISVYERSEDTVGHA